In Mytilus edulis chromosome 3, xbMytEdul2.2, whole genome shotgun sequence, the genomic window CCTGGCCTACATACCGACATGCCAGATACAGCAACATCATCAGCGACCAAACTGTTTGCAGACGTATTATcctgtaaatagccaagagaaaaCTTTCTGTGTTGTCCGACACTGCGTTAGTTTTCGCGGGACCTCATACATTCAAATATTGAAttcggttccttacctggaagtagaagaagaagaagaattgcATGTGTCCGAAGCGCATTTTTGAATTGATCTTCATTATTTATGCCCAGcaccgaatatttgaaagccaaggatgtaaaCGAACCGATAAAAAACTATTTGAGATATTTGATTaaatggacaaaaaaaatatagccaaatcAGTCAGATTATCTTTGACCGTCCGATGGAGTTGAAACctaagtttctttataatttgacAATTTATGAATGGAAAATTGAAGGAAATTAAAAGGAATTGCAGAATCAAAACGCTGTCATAATCCCTATGTTTTCCGTTTCATATTTGAAAGATCCAAAACTCACTATGATTCAAAACATCAATTTATTGGTTAGTGCTGGAAGACTGATGTTTGAGGACGGTTGAAATTGTCTTAGACTTTTTGGGGGTATAACTTCTTTTTTTCAGTaccaaaaaatgttaaatacattttgttaaatCCAATGTCTCGAGTAGAGAGAATGCCACGATCTATGTACGTTAACAACTCATTGAAAAAAGATTCATAGGTGGCATTTTGAAACACAATATTGCTGTTCCTactcaataaaacaatattctcAGTGGGAGTCAAAATTTTCACCAATAACTCTTTTGCTGTTGTATTCTTGTTAGTCTTTTCTTCTGAGCACCCAttatatatttgccactggacgttaagcaaccaacaatcggCCATCTCTCACACCCACTTGGTTTCTGACGAATTTACCACGAAACGCTACATTTCCTTTATTCTTGGGATTATCCACCAGCTAACGAAGACAACTGTTTggttttaaaaaatgtcaatttgcGATATTACTTTcacatttacatttaaatatattgatttaaatataaCACCGAACTATATACAAGTACACATGTATGTTGTTTATTGAATACGTcctatttaaatttaaaaatttatgtcATAGGTATATCAGTTAAAATATGTCTCGATATTTTATCACGGGACGTTTGGCGAAATGCCTATATCTGTCGTCACACAAATACAGTACGGCTAATATGGAACCTTCAATTGCACGACATGTTTTGTCCGTTTAACCTCCGTATATTTGCAGAAAAATATGGTCTATATTAAAGAAAGATACTCAttgggtttatatatatatatatatattttttaagtattACATACTTAATTGAGTAAGTATATAGATAGTCTAACAGCCTTCCAAAGCGTCATTTTAAATCCTTGGCTTTGGTAATATTTGACATAAGCACAGTAATGTCGCGGCCATCATGTTGGGTTACATTGCatcatttaaagttaaaaaaaaaatgtggaaattttaattttgatccaGGCGAGGCAACGTTATGAGTCGGACTTGTAAATAGTTTATGTATTAACGAAATACTATTATGTAGCTCCCCCTAAATTCCGCCTCTTGGAATTGGTGCAAAACGTTGTTGAAAGTTACGCTATGTAAATAGTGTTCGATGATTATTTAAAACATtgcattttgacaaaaaataaaagaaagtgaTAATCTTGATACAgtagtaggtttttttttatgttttatttctttttgtatttgtaGATTCAACCACACGACATTTGTTAATAAAAAGCAGACATTTGAATGTGTACATTAGTTGAACAAGTATTTACCATTTGAGAATTATAAGCATGgtttatttgtagatttttttttaaatgcttagaAGATGATTGTGATCAATCTGTATCAAATGCTCCTTTTTCAGTTCTGatcttgtttttaattttacacCAGAACAATGTGGAATTTAACTAAATCTTGCCATGAACATATGTTTCTTGTAGattcatattttattgataactcttttagtaataTGATCAGTGTACGATATTTCTTCCAAATCCTTCTAAAAGGGAAGCATATTGAAAGAGAGGGGCGGAAAATACCAAATGGACTTTCAAAGTTATAGATCTGTTAAGTTGGGCTTATCAGCCTACTGTGCGCGATCGATTACCTGTAAACAGTACCAACCTGTAAAGGTAGTATTTCGCAATATTAACAGTTCTAAAGCATTGAATAATCAATTTCCCTGTTTATTCGTGAAAGATGACGGAAAAAGGTGCACCACCACCTCAGTATAATCCACCTCCACCCGGTAAGTAGAATTAAATCTTTTTTAAGACTACCGTTAAATCTATAATTGAATTTAACCTATGGTCAGTATTAATTGGGCTTAACTAAGGTGGTCATTTAAATTTTTCACCAACAAGTGAATAATTGGGActcaatatttatttaatttgacaTTTGAAATCAACGGGCATAGTCTCtattaatcaaaataaagttGACTGCTTGAAGTATTAACTGTTGACAATTATTAACAGATATTTCAATCAGGTTTTATTTGAAAActtaaatcaatcaatactaaaaaaaaacaattcttttcGTTTCATAAAAAAGCAGACCACCTCAGTCTTAATGTTATTGTTTCAATTATTGAACAGCATTCCGCACCCATTTCTAGGTAGTAGATTTTAGTCAAAAATTGCTGTGTACctacatgttgaaaaaaaaaatagaaattcaaTGTCTATAAATATACACATGTCATCTAGAAGGGTAGTATTACAATAGGTGTTCTTCCTTGTCTGATCAATATATTAAAGGTATTACCATGGAGACAACAAAACACTTTATTTGCATtagatataagtatatatatagagagaactaataaataattatatcaatccGAAATAGGTCAGTATACAGGTAAGGATTATGTGTACACCTGAGATCTGCTGATATTGgatttttaatgtttaataaacacatgaactgttaaatattaaaatgcaaaaaaaaaaatgtttcaatccAACCAGCTCATGTTACAGACGCATATGTGTTTAATTCACAATGAATATATACTTTATTCTCGGTGTCTTTCCATGTTAATcttaatataacaaagattttaGAATGTAGCTATTTGTCATTTGTAACAAaagcaaaaataccgaaatcctaggaaaattcaaaacggaaagtgcataatcaaatatcaaaatcaaaacaaacgaataacaactgtcatgttcctgacttggtacaggcattttcttatgtaggaaaTAGTGAATGAAACCTGGTCTTTtagctagctaaaactctcatttttatgacagtcgcataaaattccattatattgacaaaaatatgtaaacaaatagacataataagTGCACatgtcaaaatagggatacagaagtcaacattgtgttattatctaaTCACTCTAAAACATAGAAATATGTAACAGagaaatacaaaaaggtatataTAGACAAAGCAGATTTTCCAAATAAATTCCATCTTCACATATCAGATGAGAGAAAGGTTATTCGAAGAAATGTCgacagaaaggagtaggtccggtaaggaccgattttggcctcaaatttcaggttcatctgacgaaagattttgacctctttttaaacacttaattgtgtatttcatttgattcagttagtttttgtgaaagattttaactgatttagtcattaaaaacgatccgattcaagctcaaaatgaaaaatctaccaaatttgttaaaaaatgtcacttttcagatggtttttgtccaaaatgaaagtggccgcatccgtgttcatcctaaacctttatatatgttatgtattatcataaaatacaactctcattccaatattaaggatgaacacgaatgcggccactttcgttttaagcgaaaaccgtctaaaatttaactaaaatgatagaattgtgaagatttcagtcatttagcatgacttagtggtgctagtactcgatatatgtgcaaGCAGTAAGCATATAGTAAGCAATGGGATTGTTTTTGAGTATTTTGGTGGTGGAAACGGGGATGATGACTTTGTAAGATTTTACATCAAAGTGTTCCtttgtcattatttttcaaacaccatatattttgttttgaaagcaCTATGATGTGAACCAAAATAGTATTGTAGTTAAAAATCTATATGACCATACACCAAACAATCATTTAGCTCCTTGGTACTTTGAGCAGAACGTTTCTTGTTCATAAAAACAACCTTCAAACAATTTATTCATGGAGAATTATTCATTTTTACCATTTAATTCATCCgaatatttttgtagtttttactgataaaaaattatttataagttGGTACTTGAAACTTACAAGTGTAATAtagtgtactatttttttttaatattatatatgcCAAGGCAATGTCAGTTGAATGTCCCTCTGAcgtctttcgcctctctttagcAATAGGTTCTATAATGTATTGACCTGCCTCCTTTCCCCCAATGAAGTTAAACATTTCGTAGCATGCATTGTTTTATTGTGTTTAAATATCTAGAGTTTCAACtgcaaaatgtgaaaaaaaaatcttttgatgtCACGCCCTGTTATTGTTTTACAGCATACCCTGGTCAATATAACCAACAGGCAGGCGGTTACCCTGCGCAACCACAGCCTCAGTATGGGTATGGCGGACAACAATCCAGTGCTACTGTTGTTGTTACTGGCCAGCCAACAGTATTGATACAACAGTTCAGAGAGGCACCTGTTCGTACCCAGTGCCCAAGCTGCAGAGCAGATATCCTAACTTCAACTCACTATGAAACAGGAACCATGACTTGGGTTGTCGCTGGAGTATTGTGTTTTGTCgggtaaatgttttttttagtttgtatatAACCTTATAACGGAGAATTTAGGTTCAAACACTAGATTTACTACGAAAAACTTCTGATATTTAATCGTTTTAACAAATCTATTAAATAATTTGAACTGaaaatgtatatgtatcttgtACTTCCAACCAAAATTCACAGTTTGTGATGCTAAAAAAGTGAATGATATCCCGATTTCCCGTCTTTGCTTCACGTACACGATCAACTGCAACGCAATTTTCATGAAGAATatcaacaaaccaaaaccaatCAAATAATTTTCTATTCATCCATTGCATATATTAAAAATCAACTGAGGCTGCCACTGAAGACAACTTTggtttttctgaaaattttacatgtttttgtaaacttttgcaTTGTAAATCATTTGAAACAATTGCAAGGATTTGTATCTAAGAGGTAACACATTGTTACTACCAGTTAAACTT contains:
- the LOC139517190 gene encoding LITAF domain-containing protein-like, with amino-acid sequence MTEKGAPPPQYNPPPPAYPGQYNQQAGGYPAQPQPQYGYGGQQSSATVVVTGQPTVLIQQFREAPVRTQCPSCRADILTSTHYETGTMTWVVAGVLCFVGLWIGCCLIPFCIDGCKDVVHTCPSCRHSIGRFNRM